The genomic region TGCTTTCAACGAAACTCAACGCCTTATCGGTGAAGCTGCTAAGAATCAGGCTGGCATGAATACTACCAACACTATCTTTGGTTTGTTCTCTTTTGtttttatcttgttttttttttaccgTGTTCGTAAATTTATTCCATTTGATTCACAATAATTTATccattttcctttgttttatacaTACAACACTCATTAGTTACTCCTTACCTCTGTATCTTTTCGCATATGTATATTTCCGTCTAgtccctccgtcccgatcaataatttatactttctTATTTAAGATTTATTAAAAAATAGTTTACACTTTCGTTTTCTAGTAAATAAATCAATTAATGTGGCTGGATACGTAACATTTTCTATGATGACTTATTTCAAGttgttttggattttttttaataattatacaTTCATTCCTTTCTCCTTACTATTTTGTAAAAATTGTAATGGGAGAAAATTTGACAGAAAAGagaataaggaaaaaaaaaacggagAGAAGTTTTGATTATCGTGTTATTTCTTCAATGGGACACAATTTTTCATAAGACTACTTATTAACTTAACTCTTATTTTCATTATGTGATGCACTTTTCGTTATCGCCCTTGTTTATCTCCATTGTCACCAACGTTAATTGATAGggtattttttttcatttcacttttgttttttttggtgcGTAAGAGGGGCAAAGCCCCGAAATTAACTACGAGCTATTACACGGGGAATAGCCACCCCAAAAATGTCCTCCCTAAAAATAGGACTTAACTCACTAGAAGGAGAATCTAAATGCGTAATTGAAGTTCTTGTCTTCACTTTATGATGCGCTTCTTATCACCAACttgtttttttttataaggtaagaaAATTAGATTGATCATTTATGGTAGGACCAACCTAtatcatcctttcgaatgagtgagctaagttgaagccaccggctttcaaaccacctcgaaagagttgaacatgaatgtccaatagaaaccatgaagtcagcaaccttgttggtttCACGAAAAtgatgtttaattatcacttcatcaaaAAAAAATGAATGTCTAATTTCACATTCTTAATAATACCAGAGATTTCTCAAGAAATTTGCCAAGTactacaaggtgagttaataacacataaattatcccctccacaattaactttgagattcctaagtgtTTAGCGGCTAAAATACCTTttttttaaagcgagagcttACGCAAAAAGAATACTATttgatccgcacttttttgctcctaataaaacgactttaccattatgatctcttatacaatatcctaaaacagctttattaccttctattcttaATTCGTCAAAATTGAGCTTTAGGAAACTGTTTCTAGGTTTCTCCCACCAGATTTTTTACTCTAGATTTCTATCACCAACTTGTTGATATCCATGTCACCAACTTACATTGGGAGCACTCCTCTCCAATATCTGTTATGGGGTGGGCTTGGTCAAATGGGCGGGCCAGGCTTAGCTAAGTGACCCAAAATTGGTCTGGTATAGAGACGGGTCGGCCCGGGTTACATTTGGTGGGAGTGGACCTGGAATCGGTAAAAGGTAGGTTTGAGAGGCGAGTCGAGGACGAGCCTAAGACGAGTCCGCGCTTGGTTGGAGTGGACTTGAAACCTCCCGGAGTAGGGGCGGGTTGTGCCGGGCTGAACATGAGCCTGACACGCCGAGTCGTCAACACTGACTCATGAGGGGGCGGTTACACGTTGGCCGGGTTAGTATAATATTTAACGTCTTTATACCGCTTAAGCCGATTATTAAGCTATACTGTAATATTTAACGTCTTTATACATTATTTTTTGAAAAGCTGTGCATTTGCACGGGATGTACACTAGTTATAATTAATCTTCATGATTAACTTTTGTTGGATGACAGATGCAAAGAGGCTAATTGGTAGAAAATTTAACGAGCCAACAGTTCAAGATGACATGAGGCATTGGCCATTTAAAGTCATTGCTGACAAAGGCAACAACCCTGTAATCGTGGTGACCCATAAGGATGAAGAGAAGAAATTTTCACCCGAAGAAATATCGTCAATGATTCTAGTGAAAATGAAAGAGATTGCCGAAATCTATCTGGGTAAAGAAGTCACAGATGCTGTTGTTACTGTTCCGGCCTATTTCAATGACGCGCAACGCCAGGCGACAAAAGACGCCGGAGTCATTGCTGGGCTCAATATTCAACGCATTATTAATGAGCCTACCGCTGCCGCTATTGCATATGGTCTCGACAAGGAGCTTACTGGATACAATGTCGCGACAAGAAATATCTTGGTGTTTGACCTTGGTGGCGGGACATTTGACGTGTCTTTAGTGGCGGTCCAAAAGGATGCGTTTGAGGTTAAAGCCGTGAATGGTGATACTCACTTGGGTGGAAGTGACTTCGACACGAGATTAGTAGGCCACTTTGCGGCCGAGTTTGAAAGAAAACATAAGAAGAAGTTGGATGGCAATCCAAGGGCTCTCGGGAGGTTGAGAGCCGCATGCGAGAGGGCTAAAATGAACCTTTCTATGAATAAGGAGGCACGAATTGAGATCGAGTGTCTCTTTGATGGTACAGACTTCTGTTCAACGATAACACGTTCACGGTTCGAGAGGCTGAATCTTGATTTATTCGAAAAATGTCTACCACCTGTTGAAAAATGTTTAGAGGATGCAAAATTGGGTAAAACCGATGTGCACGATATTGTCCTTGTTGGAGGATCCACCCGGATCCCAAAGGTGCAGCAATTGTTACAAGATTACTTCAAGGGAAAAGAGCTATGTAAAAGTATCAACCCGGACGAGGCTGTTGCCTACGGAGCTGCATGTCATGCTGCAAGCTTAGCCGGTATTGAAAATTTTAAGGATATCGCACTTGTGGACGTTACTCCTTTATCACTTGGTATTAGGATTGTGGATCTATCCGTGAAAGTTGTTCCTCGAAATACTACCATCCCTACTAAGATGTTTGAGATTATAGTAACATCAGAAGATAACCAAGGTTCAATAGTTTTCCCTGTGTTTGAGGGTGAGAGATATTTGGCTAAAGACAACAACTTCTTGGGCGAATTCTGTTTGTACAACATACCACCAGGACCTAAAGGCTCAGTTAAGTTCGATGTCTGCTTCGAGATCGATGCTGATAGTATTCTGACTGTTTCAGCTAAACAGACTGGGACGAATAATGAGAACCAAATTACTATTACCCAGCACAATGGAAGGCTAACAAAGGAGGAAATCGATATAATGGTGAAAGAGGCTGAGATGTTTAAGGCTCACGACGAGGAGTTCAAAAGGGCGGTAAAAGCAAAGATCGTCTTAGAGAATTACATAGACGCGGTTAAGTCAACAGTGTTACGATACCGCGAGAGAATCAGTGGAAGGGATAAGAGAAAGGTGGAGG from Silene latifolia isolate original U9 population chromosome 3, ASM4854445v1, whole genome shotgun sequence harbors:
- the LOC141649974 gene encoding heat shock 70 kDa protein 18-like, with amino-acid sequence MNAFLSNLVKKGESSWKNATGSSRPKPLGIGIDLGTTYSCVAVWQNGLIEIITNDLGNRTTPSWVAFNETQRLIGEAAKNQAGMNTTNTIFDAKRLIGRKFNEPTVQDDMRHWPFKVIADKGNNPVIVVTHKDEEKKFSPEEISSMILVKMKEIAEIYLGKEVTDAVVTVPAYFNDAQRQATKDAGVIAGLNIQRIINEPTAAAIAYGLDKELTGYNVATRNILVFDLGGGTFDVSLVAVQKDAFEVKAVNGDTHLGGSDFDTRLVGHFAAEFERKHKKKLDGNPRALGRLRAACERAKMNLSMNKEARIEIECLFDGTDFCSTITRSRFERLNLDLFEKCLPPVEKCLEDAKLGKTDVHDIVLVGGSTRIPKVQQLLQDYFKGKELCKSINPDEAVAYGAACHAASLAGIENFKDIALVDVTPLSLGIRIVDLSVKVVPRNTTIPTKMFEIIVTSEDNQGSIVFPVFEGERYLAKDNNFLGEFCLYNIPPGPKGSVKFDVCFEIDADSILTVSAKQTGTNNENQITITQHNGRLTKEEIDIMVKEAEMFKAHDEEFKRAVKAKIVLENYIDAVKSTVLRYRERISGRDKRKVEDAIVRINGWLVWNDLCGDSFMYEQKKNELRNVINDVLRDMRNNIGVTNSIYEID